A stretch of Synechococcus sp. WH 8020 DNA encodes these proteins:
- a CDS encoding exodeoxyribonuclease V subunit gamma yields MLTVYRSNRTEFLATLLAQTLTLDPPGPFEELEIVVNTWPTSRWLGEQLAKTNGISALVRFPFPGSRLRQLVRCILDLDPTSEDPWRAERLVWSVLNVLPSLLEHPTAESLKLWWEQHASVSGRLNRDHWQLARCLADAVDDYALYRPQELSQWIEGHGDADLPAQLQWQPQLVRALAALLPCDPFGLQVQKAIQRLRAGDVSAAALPPQLRLFGISNLAPVQIELLQGLSGLMAIELYLLTPCPELWQRSEQRRQTLGQAWNTPPDGPWLLESPRLEAILGRMGAEFQLLLEGNGDCFLGQWDQGDLFAAPIQIAASEQRPETLLEQVQQQLVDGSAPSLNPVDQDNSLRFLACAGPWREVQLVRDQILQWLASDPSLEPRDVLVMTPDVERYAPLLSSVFGDHDATGVSIPWRLTDRSQQSSPGLSQGFMALLKLASERFTASGLEALLANPALQVLQGITAADAVRITQCLQQTGFRWGVDGKERGGDDTHSLSWCLDRWLLGLVLPEEPGLAPGGCAPFQGGLTIQQLEQWWPLLDGLAQWIIRLRQPHSPSAWTTQLNQLLQHLYGDGGDWAWEQQAIVEALDRMQQQASECTLDLDLSVVVSILDEALSADSGRFGHRSGALTISALEPMRAIPHRLIVLMGLDSQSFPRQQERPGFHLLEQQRRLGDPSSTDQDRYVLLEALMSARQHLLISWNARDERKGEELPPSPPVQQWLTLLNEQLTPEQFERVVLEQPANPLDARNFLVNRAGSAFSCDRHHLEARLNLDRRDYQRSSNSALGLAHPLSWTAGAPSEGFDSDAINRWLEAPQRYWLKARGLETREWSTPVEDLSALELEERERQSLLNQSFLDQLDWLATDSSLVWDHALPGEWSTQLRGQGMLPPGAAGQLAANRLEQRWQNLQQTLLRLGPLHCDLIRSETESRSVLRAGTTTVLVSAGRLQSRTALGGWFTHLIQQAAGVSTPTAVISRCDSSTKADHFQLALHWQPLDADRAKELLLSLHTLAAAGAESCWPVPPASGLARALMWHKGLDKANRAFESRWDGGFAGMGERARAEMQLCFGDHFEADHFLTAACFEEAFQALYAPMLEVQRP; encoded by the coding sequence TTGCTAACGGTCTACCGCAGCAATCGCACAGAGTTTCTTGCAACGCTTCTGGCACAGACGCTGACGCTTGACCCCCCAGGTCCGTTTGAAGAGCTGGAGATTGTGGTCAACACTTGGCCCACAAGCCGATGGCTCGGAGAGCAGCTTGCCAAAACCAATGGCATCAGCGCTCTTGTGCGTTTTCCCTTTCCTGGATCGCGCTTACGTCAACTGGTGCGCTGCATTTTGGATCTCGATCCAACGAGCGAAGATCCTTGGCGTGCAGAACGACTGGTTTGGTCTGTTTTAAACGTTCTCCCCAGTCTTCTCGAGCATCCCACAGCTGAAAGCCTGAAGCTCTGGTGGGAGCAACACGCAAGCGTTTCTGGACGTCTCAATCGTGATCACTGGCAACTGGCCCGCTGCCTCGCCGATGCTGTGGACGACTACGCCCTCTACCGACCGCAGGAGCTGAGCCAATGGATTGAGGGCCACGGAGACGCCGACCTGCCCGCTCAGCTGCAATGGCAACCACAGCTCGTTCGTGCCCTTGCAGCACTCCTCCCCTGTGATCCTTTTGGTCTTCAAGTGCAAAAGGCGATTCAACGTCTGCGGGCAGGTGATGTTTCAGCCGCCGCGCTACCGCCTCAATTGCGCCTGTTTGGCATCAGCAATCTCGCCCCAGTGCAGATAGAACTCCTACAAGGCCTCTCGGGGCTAATGGCGATCGAGCTTTACCTGCTGACACCTTGCCCTGAGCTGTGGCAACGCTCCGAACAGAGAAGACAAACGCTCGGACAAGCCTGGAACACTCCACCCGATGGGCCCTGGCTCTTGGAATCGCCAAGACTGGAAGCGATTTTGGGACGCATGGGGGCTGAATTTCAGTTGCTTTTAGAAGGCAACGGCGATTGCTTTCTCGGCCAATGGGATCAGGGAGATCTCTTTGCCGCGCCCATTCAGATCGCTGCATCCGAACAGCGGCCAGAGACGCTCCTGGAGCAAGTGCAACAACAGCTGGTGGATGGAAGCGCACCATCCCTCAACCCTGTTGATCAAGACAACTCATTGCGCTTTTTGGCCTGCGCAGGACCCTGGCGAGAGGTCCAACTGGTTCGGGATCAGATTCTGCAATGGCTGGCCTCTGATCCAAGCCTTGAGCCACGAGATGTCTTGGTGATGACTCCGGATGTGGAGCGCTACGCCCCGCTCCTCAGCTCCGTCTTCGGTGATCACGATGCCACTGGGGTCAGCATTCCCTGGCGACTCACCGACCGAAGCCAACAGAGCTCTCCTGGACTGAGCCAAGGGTTTATGGCTCTTTTGAAGCTGGCCAGTGAGCGCTTCACGGCATCCGGGCTCGAGGCACTTCTCGCTAACCCCGCCCTTCAGGTCCTCCAAGGGATCACGGCGGCGGATGCCGTGCGAATCACCCAGTGCCTCCAGCAAACGGGCTTCCGTTGGGGGGTGGATGGCAAGGAGCGTGGAGGCGATGACACCCATAGCCTGAGCTGGTGTCTTGATCGCTGGCTGCTTGGTCTCGTGCTGCCTGAAGAGCCAGGTCTCGCTCCGGGAGGCTGTGCCCCCTTCCAGGGAGGTCTCACCATTCAGCAGCTTGAACAATGGTGGCCGCTTCTGGATGGACTAGCGCAATGGATCATTCGACTACGTCAACCCCACAGTCCCAGCGCCTGGACCACACAGTTGAATCAGCTTCTCCAGCATCTGTATGGGGATGGAGGGGACTGGGCCTGGGAGCAACAAGCGATCGTCGAAGCACTCGACAGGATGCAGCAACAGGCATCTGAGTGCACTCTTGATCTCGATCTTTCCGTTGTGGTCTCCATTCTTGATGAGGCCCTCTCCGCCGATAGCGGTCGTTTTGGCCACCGCAGTGGTGCCCTCACGATCAGCGCCCTAGAGCCGATGCGAGCAATTCCCCATCGGCTGATCGTGCTGATGGGGCTTGATTCGCAAAGCTTTCCACGTCAGCAGGAACGCCCTGGCTTTCACCTCCTGGAACAGCAGCGCCGACTCGGCGATCCATCAAGCACAGATCAAGACCGTTACGTGCTGCTGGAGGCTTTGATGTCGGCGCGACAACATCTCCTGATTAGCTGGAATGCACGCGATGAGCGCAAGGGCGAAGAGCTTCCCCCTTCGCCTCCGGTCCAACAATGGCTCACCTTGCTCAACGAGCAACTCACGCCCGAACAGTTCGAGCGCGTGGTGTTGGAGCAACCCGCGAATCCCTTGGATGCCCGTAATTTTCTCGTCAATCGTGCCGGTTCAGCCTTCAGTTGTGATCGTCACCACCTCGAAGCCAGGCTCAATCTCGATCGCCGCGATTATCAGCGCTCGAGCAACAGCGCCCTGGGCTTAGCCCACCCCCTGAGCTGGACTGCAGGTGCCCCCTCTGAGGGTTTCGACTCAGACGCCATCAATCGTTGGCTTGAGGCTCCCCAGCGCTATTGGCTCAAAGCGCGGGGATTGGAGACACGGGAGTGGTCCACCCCCGTGGAAGACCTTTCAGCGCTCGAACTCGAAGAGCGGGAACGTCAATCTCTTTTAAATCAGTCTTTTCTCGATCAGCTCGACTGGCTGGCGACGGATTCGAGCTTGGTCTGGGACCACGCCCTTCCTGGCGAATGGAGCACACAGCTTCGCGGCCAAGGGATGCTTCCGCCTGGCGCAGCAGGCCAACTGGCGGCCAATCGCCTTGAGCAGCGCTGGCAAAACCTGCAACAAACGCTGTTGCGACTCGGGCCTCTGCACTGTGATTTGATCCGCTCAGAGACCGAGTCACGCTCCGTGCTCAGGGCTGGGACAACCACGGTGTTGGTCAGCGCAGGCCGGCTTCAGTCGCGCACGGCACTTGGCGGATGGTTCACCCACCTCATCCAGCAAGCGGCGGGAGTGTCCACCCCAACGGCTGTGATCAGTCGATGTGACAGCAGCACCAAGGCTGATCACTTTCAACTAGCCCTTCACTGGCAACCATTGGATGCAGACAGAGCGAAGGAGCTTCTCTTGTCTCTCCACACTCTCGCGGCCGCAGGAGCTGAATCGTGCTGGCCGGTGCCGCCTGCCAGTGGGTTGGCGAGGGCCCTCATGTGGCACAAAGGTCTTGACAAAGCAAATCGAGCGTTTGAAAGCCGTTGGGATGGTGGATTCGCTGGCATGGGGGAGCGGGCACGGGCAGAGATGCAGCTTTGTTTTGGCGACCACTTCGAAGCGGACCATTTTTTAACAGCGGCCTGTTTTGAGGAGGCATTTCAAGCGTTGTATGCGCCGATGTTGGAGGTGCAACGGCCATGA
- a CDS encoding metallophosphoesterase, with the protein MSSLTCNHWLVGDVHGCYQPLQRLLGVLPKHDHVVFCGDVINRGPDTASTMQLVWSLVTAGRATWLRGNHEQALLQSLSDPELNSANPWLPRLQQLPTVFRGHGWVATHAGFDAAGHPDLTIREPFWEHYDGSHGLVVIGHTPRPEVERHGQIVMLDTGAVYGGQLSAYCPETEAVIQVEGIQKTTAAPRNRMAPLQQAVPC; encoded by the coding sequence ATGTCATCCCTCACCTGCAACCACTGGTTGGTCGGTGACGTACATGGCTGTTACCAGCCACTGCAGCGGTTACTCGGCGTCTTACCGAAACATGATCACGTCGTGTTTTGCGGAGATGTCATCAATCGTGGGCCCGATACCGCCTCAACCATGCAGCTGGTTTGGTCATTGGTCACGGCTGGACGAGCCACCTGGCTGCGGGGAAATCATGAGCAGGCTCTCCTACAGAGCCTCAGCGATCCTGAGCTCAACAGTGCCAACCCATGGCTGCCGCGCTTACAGCAGCTCCCTACCGTTTTTCGGGGACATGGCTGGGTGGCAACTCACGCAGGATTTGATGCGGCAGGTCATCCCGACCTGACCATTCGTGAACCCTTCTGGGAGCATTACGACGGAAGCCATGGACTTGTGGTGATTGGTCATACCCCTCGACCGGAAGTGGAACGTCATGGACAAATCGTGATGCTGGATACGGGTGCGGTGTATGGAGGACAACTTTCGGCGTATTGCCCCGAGACAGAGGCTGTTATCCAAGTCGAGGGAATTCAGAAGACAACGGCTGCTCCGCGAAACAGGATGGCCCCATTGCAGCAGGCAGTGCCTTGCTAA
- a CDS encoding putative quinol monooxygenase, which translates to MAIFDQSTPFMLLARIHVKPGCVDQYLELARITDKAVQSSEPGMLHHTFDQDPDDPQAFVWSEVYANDDAFTAHVSNPPVQEYLQKHAELGDGFRIEVYGTVGDDCKKLMESFGLPLKIYPSKLGYSRV; encoded by the coding sequence GTGGCGATTTTCGATCAATCCACTCCCTTCATGCTTCTGGCACGCATCCATGTCAAACCGGGCTGCGTCGATCAATATCTGGAACTCGCCCGGATCACTGACAAAGCGGTTCAGTCGTCCGAGCCTGGCATGCTTCATCACACCTTTGATCAAGATCCGGACGACCCACAAGCGTTTGTCTGGTCAGAAGTTTATGCAAATGACGATGCATTTACGGCTCACGTCTCCAACCCACCTGTTCAAGAGTACTTGCAAAAGCATGCTGAACTTGGCGATGGCTTCAGAATTGAGGTTTATGGAACTGTCGGCGATGACTGCAAAAAGCTGATGGAGTCCTTCGGACTTCCCCTCAAGATTTATCCATCAAAGCTGGGTTACAGCAGAGTTTAA
- a CDS encoding bile acid:sodium symporter family protein, translating into MIELLLTGSLAFIMFSLGLSLKPQDFGVALHQPKALIAGAIAQLLMLPLIAFVLLRIFGVQGDFALGVMILSCCPGGITSSLVTKLSRGDVALSISYTALASLVTAATLPLVLSIAAPIFIPQQEIGLSILPLSLKVFSLATLPVLLGVLIRQWTPNLAVRWQLPSSQVANVLFVAVLIGVLIGQWDVFIAYLPVLGPVLLLLNLLMLIVGLAVGHLLSLKKAQITSLSVEAGFQNGTIGIVVGSLISEELLQGGLSRFSLPSAVYSVLMLITIVPFVLWRRSL; encoded by the coding sequence TTGATCGAACTTCTTTTGACTGGGAGTCTCGCTTTCATCATGTTTTCATTGGGACTGTCCCTGAAACCACAAGACTTTGGAGTTGCACTTCATCAGCCAAAAGCCTTGATTGCTGGCGCAATCGCTCAACTTTTAATGCTTCCACTCATTGCTTTTGTATTGCTGAGGATCTTTGGTGTGCAAGGTGATTTCGCTCTTGGAGTTATGATTTTGAGTTGCTGTCCTGGAGGTATCACATCAAGTCTTGTCACTAAGCTGTCTCGAGGAGATGTAGCCCTTTCAATCTCTTATACCGCACTGGCCAGTCTTGTTACAGCTGCAACTCTCCCTCTTGTTTTGAGCATCGCAGCACCAATTTTTATCCCACAGCAAGAGATTGGATTGTCAATACTCCCTTTAAGCTTAAAAGTCTTTTCATTGGCAACACTTCCTGTTCTTTTGGGTGTCTTGATTCGCCAGTGGACCCCAAATCTTGCGGTTCGCTGGCAGTTGCCAAGTAGTCAAGTGGCAAATGTTTTGTTTGTTGCAGTCTTGATCGGAGTATTGATTGGTCAGTGGGATGTTTTTATCGCTTACCTTCCAGTGCTCGGACCAGTGTTGCTTCTGCTCAATCTTTTAATGCTAATCGTAGGTTTAGCGGTTGGTCATTTGCTGAGCTTAAAGAAAGCACAGATTACCTCACTGTCTGTAGAGGCTGGTTTTCAAAATGGAACGATTGGCATTGTTGTTGGTTCGTTGATCAGTGAAGAACTTTTGCAAGGAGGATTGAGTCGCTTCAGTCTTCCTTCAGCTGTATATAGTGTTTTGATGTTAATAACGATTGTACCCTTCGTTCTTTGGAGGAGAAGTTTGTGA
- a CDS encoding DUF4278 domain-containing protein, whose amino-acid sequence MTLTYRGKKYVQIQGAGFDSSKKALLTYRGIPYAK is encoded by the coding sequence ATGACTCTCACCTATCGCGGCAAAAAGTACGTGCAGATCCAAGGTGCTGGTTTCGATTCATCGAAGAAAGCACTTCTGACCTACCGCGGCATTCCCTATGCAAAGTGA
- a CDS encoding outer membrane protein, translating into MAASISVAALPAVAQEGSADFPKLYITGAAGANNPTTRSNTGEAGTFEEYTNPGASAELGFGLNFDGFRVEVTYAIDASQLRGYTNIRGVDFDYVSGGETRKQSAFLSGYWDVLRHKSWTPYFGAGLGYSNLDVRNFSDAGLSYDAFNRSLWGYQLKAGLSLDVSSRSTLFAEGIYRATSRFDTNDGFNDWNNASWSSWGGQLGIRVDL; encoded by the coding sequence TTGGCTGCTTCTATTTCTGTTGCTGCTTTACCTGCCGTTGCTCAAGAGGGCAGTGCCGACTTCCCTAAGCTCTATATCACTGGGGCAGCTGGAGCGAATAATCCAACAACCCGATCGAATACAGGAGAGGCAGGTACTTTTGAAGAATATACAAATCCTGGTGCATCTGCAGAATTAGGATTCGGTCTTAATTTTGACGGTTTTAGAGTCGAGGTGACTTATGCCATAGATGCCAGTCAATTGCGAGGCTATACGAATATTAGAGGAGTTGATTTTGACTATGTTTCAGGCGGAGAAACCCGAAAGCAATCAGCTTTCTTAAGCGGATACTGGGATGTTTTGCGTCATAAAAGTTGGACGCCTTACTTCGGTGCCGGATTAGGCTATTCAAATTTAGATGTGCGAAACTTTTCTGATGCAGGTCTCTCTTATGATGCATTCAATCGCTCTCTTTGGGGGTATCAATTAAAAGCAGGCCTGTCTTTAGATGTCTCGTCTAGATCGACACTGTTTGCTGAAGGTATTTATAGGGCAACGTCTCGCTTTGATACCAATGATGGATTCAATGATTGGAACAATGCGTCTTGGAGTAGCTGGGGTGGTCAGCTGGGGATCAGAGTAGATCTTTGA
- a CDS encoding type 1 glutamine amidotransferase domain-containing protein, whose protein sequence is MTRILFVLTSHNQLGDTGQATGFWLEELAAPYYAFTDAGAEITLASPKGGLPPLDPKSDDPSAQTEATRRFKADRAANEELSRTAKLDSISSKDFDAVFYPGGHGPLWDLVDNDASIRLIEEFWNSNKPVSAVCHAPISLVNAKDKSGVHIVKGREVTGFTNSEEDAIGLTKIVPLLVEDTMISRGAKYSKGSDWESHTCQDDNLITGQNPSSSEAVANLVLAALK, encoded by the coding sequence ATGACACGAATCCTCTTCGTACTCACATCACACAATCAACTCGGCGATACAGGCCAAGCGACGGGGTTTTGGTTAGAGGAGCTTGCTGCTCCCTACTACGCATTCACAGATGCAGGAGCTGAGATCACACTGGCATCTCCAAAAGGTGGGCTGCCTCCACTTGATCCCAAAAGCGACGACCCTTCAGCACAAACTGAGGCCACTCGACGTTTCAAAGCAGATAGGGCAGCCAATGAAGAACTTTCCAGGACAGCGAAGCTTGACTCAATCTCTAGCAAAGATTTTGATGCAGTCTTCTACCCAGGTGGTCATGGTCCATTGTGGGATCTCGTCGACAATGATGCATCGATTCGTCTGATCGAAGAGTTCTGGAATAGCAATAAGCCAGTATCCGCTGTCTGTCACGCTCCAATTTCGCTAGTCAACGCAAAAGACAAGAGCGGGGTTCACATTGTGAAAGGGCGAGAAGTGACGGGATTCACAAACTCTGAAGAAGATGCTATTGGTCTCACGAAGATTGTTCCACTGCTAGTGGAGGATACGATGATTTCACGTGGTGCCAAATATTCCAAAGGAAGCGACTGGGAGTCCCACACCTGTCAGGATGACAATCTCATCACCGGTCAGAACCCGAGCTCCTCAGAGGCTGTTGCAAATCTAGTTCTTGCAGCACTAAAATAG